In a genomic window of Ipomoea triloba cultivar NCNSP0323 chromosome 3, ASM357664v1:
- the LOC116011989 gene encoding uncharacterized protein LOC116011989, which yields MEDADENDDFEELALRRRGCCLWLPCFGRRPAGAWERIPTSESYKEDWLGKSTSALKKVREWSELVAGPKWKTFIRRFNKHRSKPVKFQYDPVSYALNFDEQSGNNLDDGHLPRDFSSRYASIPATAKSPMDLGKDADSFT from the coding sequence ATGGAAGATGCAGACGAGAATGATGATTTTGAGGAACTGGCGTTACGGAGAAGGGGATGTTGTTTGTGGCTTCCGTGTTTCGGCCGGCGGCCGGCCGGCGCGTGGGAGCGTATTCCGACGTCGGAGAGCTATAAAGAGGATTGGTTGGGGAAGAGTACGAGTGCACTGAAGAAAGTTCGGGAGTGGTCGGAGCTCGTCGCCGGTCCCAAATGGAAGACCTTTATCCGCCGCTTCAACAAGCACCGTTCCAAACCCGTCAAGTTCCAATACGACCCGGTGAGTTACGCGCTGAATTTCGACGAGCAGAGTGGTAATAATCTGGACGACGGTCATCTCCCCCGGGATTTCTCGTCGAGATATGCGTCTATTCCGGCGACGGCCAAATCGCCGATGGACCTGGGCAAGGACGCGGATTCATTCACGTGA
- the LOC116012432 gene encoding RING-H2 finger protein ATL46-like produces MGSMAEDREVRWVQFQRDAIFKYPPPPSPYWASGNIQRQINPPPSGNKITPAVLFIIVIVAVLFFVSGLLHLLVRFLVKNPSARSGRNAEVPSADALQRQLQQLFHLHDSGVDQAFIDALPVFIYREIVGPKEPFDCAVCLSEFLEKDKLRLLPMCGHAFHINCIDTWLLTNSTCPLCRGTLFNPGFSIENPMFDHDELLEEPRDNGTSAAQKAVDLDEIVVEKGTEKGSFPVRLGKFRKLNNGETEEDGEASSSALDARRCYSMGSYQYVVGDAKLRVALNNLRNGRDVEKLVKPRDNQDNNPDNTVEGEGKRLSIGTKTDSFSISKIWLWSKKGKFGSSDSHV; encoded by the coding sequence ATGGGTTCAATGGCAGAAGATAGGGAGGTGAGATGGGTACAGTTTCAGAGAGATGCCATTTTCAAATACCCTCCACCTCCATCTCCATATTGGGCTAGTGGGAACATTCAGAGACAGATAAACCCCCCACCTTCTGGGAACAAAATCACTCCTGCAGTGCTTTTCATCATAGTGATAGTAGCAGTTCTGTTCTTTGTTTCTGGTCTGCTTCACTTgcttgttagatttcttgtcaAGAATCCTTCAGCCCGGTCGGGGCGAAACGCAGAAGTTCCCAGCGCAGATGCCCTTCAGAGACAATTGCAGCAGCTCTTCCATCTCCATGACTCTGGCGTGGACCAGGCTTTCATTGATGCTTTGCCAGTTTTTATTTACAGAGAAATCGTGGGTCCAAAAGAGCCGTTTGATTGTGCCGTTTGTTTAAGTGAATTTCTAGAGAAAGATAAGCTAAGATTGCTGCCTATGTGTGGCCATGCTTTCCACATCAATTGTATAGATACTTGGCTCTTGACTAACTCCACTTGCCCCCTCTGCAGAGGAACCCTCTTCAACCCTGGGTTCTCAATCGAAAACCCCATGTTTGATCACGATGAGCTACTCGAAGAGCCTCGAGACAATGGCACTTCTGCTGCGCAAAAAGCTGTTGATTTAGACGAAATCGTGGTCGAGAAGGGGACTGAGAAGGGGAGTTTTCCTGTGAGACTCGGGAAGTTTCGTAAGCTTAACAATGGGGAAACTGAAGAAGATGGTGAGGCTAGCAGTAGTGCTTTGGATGCTAGAAGATGCTATTCAATGGGCTCATATCAATACGTTGTTGGCGATGCTAAACTCAGGGTGGCTCTGAATAATCTGAGAAATGGCAGAGATGTGGAAAAGCTTGTGAAACCAAGAGATAATCAGGATAACAATCCAGATAATACAGTGGAGGGAGAGGGGAAAAGATTAAGTATTGGAACCAAAACTGATAGTTTCTCCATTTCCAAGATTTGGCTTTGGTCAAAGAAAGGGAAATTTGGTTCTTCAGACTCTCATGTCTGA
- the LOC116013603 gene encoding uncharacterized protein LOC116013603 translates to MRKNLVILLLILLILLLGCSSASATPTAKVVCGVVTNVVATLFKWLVSLKSEMEPAFSRIKFEKGYNIETIFDGNKLGVEPYSVEVSPAGEVFILDSENSNIYKITTPHSLYSRPMLAVGSPEGCSGHVDGKLREARMNHPKGLAMDDSGNMYVADAMNMAIRKITDTGVVTIAGGKRFQGDRSREDDAKLSNDFDVVYVRSSCSLLVIDRGNRAIKQVQLHNHDCSDQYDSNLHLGAALLFAAGFFGYMLALLQQKVAAFSSSIHRHTNPIQPGLVPTEDEHKKPAENMFVSIGRLLLNTASSATEMFGRTLSAFRKKPLQPHFQQNLHYSHKHSQYYTNTIGYEDDLPFSDLRYPPPRTSSYSSMPKELERTQHFRQHHHQKKQPSSPQTCTEERCERNEVVFGAVQEQDGCGESMVIKKIDYSDPAYNHYNIRSRYRN, encoded by the exons ATGAGGAAGAATTTGGTGATTTTACTACTTATTCTCTTGATTCTGCTTCTTGGATGTTCATCAGCTTCAGCAACACCTACTGCAA AAGTGGTCTGTGGGGTTGTCACGAATGTTGTCGCTACTCTTTTTAAATGGTTGGTGTCTCTAAAATCTGAGATGGAACCAG CTTTTTCCAGGATTAAATTTGAGAAAGGATACAATATTGAAACTATCTTTGATGGAAACAAATTGGGAGTTGAGCCATACTCTGTGGAGGTTTCGCCTGCCGGAGAGGTCTTCATTTTGGATTCTGAAAACAGCAACATTTACAAGATCACAACACCACACTCTCTGT ATAGCCGGCCTATGTTGGCTGTTGGATCACCTGAAGGGTGCTCTGGGCATGTGGATGGGAAGCTGAGAGAGGCAAGGATGAACCACCCAAAAGGGCTAGCCATGGATGACAGTGGAAACATGTATGTTGCAGATGCCATGAACATGGCAATCAGAAAAATCACTGACACAG GAGTTGTGACAATTGCAGGAGGGAAGAGGTTCCAAGGCGACAGATCGAGGGAAGACGATGCaaaactttcaaatgactttgATGTGGTTTATGTTAGAAGCAGCTGCTCACTTTTGGTTATCGACAGAGGAAACCGGGCGATTAAACAGGTCCAACTTCACAACCATGACTGTTCGGATCAGTACGACAGCAATCTCCATCTAG GTGCAGCACTGCTCTTTGCAGCCGGTTTCTTTGGATACATGCTGGCTCTGTTACAACAAAAAGTTGCAGCATTTTCCTCGTCAATCCAC AGGCACACCAACCCAATCCAACCGGGCTTAGTTCCAACAGAAGATGAACACAAGAAACCTGCAGAAAACATGTTTGTTTCCATTGGAAGACTGCTACTCAACACTGCCTCATCTGCTACTGAAATGTTTGGTCGAACGTTGTCTGCGTTTAGAAAGAAGCCTCTGCAGCCTCATTTTCAGCAGAATCTCCATTACTCTCACAAGCATTCTCAATACTATACAAATACAATTGGTTATGAAGATGACCTCCCATTTTCAGACCTGAGATACCCTCCACCAAGAACATCATCGTACTCGTCAATGCCCAAAGAACTGGAGAGGACTCAACATTTCAGACAACACCATCATCAGAAGAAACAGCCATCAAGTCCTCAGACTTGCACAGAAGAACGCTGTGAAAGGAATGAGGTTGTGTTTGGGGCAGTTCAGGAACAAGATGGCTGCGGTGAATCAATGGTGATAAAGAAAATTGATTATTCAGATCCTGCTTATAACCATTATAACATCCGATCCAGATACAGGAATTGA